In a single window of the Sesamum indicum cultivar Zhongzhi No. 13 linkage group LG16, S_indicum_v1.0, whole genome shotgun sequence genome:
- the LOC105178536 gene encoding uncharacterized GPI-anchored protein At4g28100, with protein MRTEEYFSMHYSLLLLFLLLLQSHGSLAGLLSEPAQPLKPPDYNTVPAFPVQTEAQTCRLDLSAELFGGVNAACGRKLDCVNSLQTSLTSRNIHIPQPNASCDAVLCFCGIRLHQITSLSCPAAFTITGNYRNATPTAAVRNLEHNCKNSSYAGCTKCLGALQKLKVEGKNGTKEKDDEGLSDRASKMLSRDCQLMGLTWLLARNKTAYIPTVSAVLRAIMYSAHPPHESTCSPDQENMPLAVDSLQFEKYDPSSASNIIPLLPLLILGFLFA; from the exons ATGAGAACAGAAGAATACTTTTCAATGCATTATTCCTTGCTCCTACTTTTCTTGTTACTCCTGCAGTCCCATGGGTCTCTCGCCGGTTTGCTTTCCGAGCCAGCCCAGCCCCTAAAACCTCCCGATTACAACACCGTCCCCGCCTTCCCGGTCCAGACGGAGGCCCAGACGTGCCGTCTCGACTTGTCCGCGGAGCTTTTCGGCGGCGTCAACGCCGCGTGCGGCCGCAAACTCGACTGTGTGAACTCGCTCCAGACCTCGTTGACGAGCCGCAACATACATATTCCCCAGCCGAACGCGTCATGCGACGCCGTTTTGTGCTTCTGCGGCATTCGTCTCCACCAGATTACATCCCTCAGCTGCCCGGCAGCCTTTACCATCACGGGGAACTACAGAAACGCGACGCCGACCGCCGCCGTCAGGAACTTGGAGCATAACTGTAAGAATTCTTCTTACGCTGGTTGCACCAAGTGCCTTGGGGCTCTGCAAAAG CTGAAAGTGGAGGGCAAAAAcggaacaaaagaaaaggacgATGAGGGCCTGAGCGACCGGGCAAGCAAGATGCTGAGCAGGGACTGCCAGCTGATGGGGCTGACGTGGCTTCTGGCCCGCAACAAGACGGCGTACATACCCACAGTCTCCGCTGTGCTGCGCGCCATCATGTACAGTGCGCACCCACCCCACGAGTCCACGTGCTCCCCGGACCAGGAGAACATGCCCCTCGCCGTTGATTCCCTACAGTTCGAAAAATACGATCCCTCCTCTGCTAGCAACATTATTCCACTTTTGCCCCTACTCATTCTCGGTTTTCTTTTTGCCTAG